From the Phycisphaeraceae bacterium genome, one window contains:
- a CDS encoding LacI family DNA-binding transcriptional regulator, whose translation MATVRDIASSLGVSPATVSRSLNNAPEVSDKLKRRVIDEAKRIGYVASRRTRTRTGTVGLMFVNETSGPMFSGYDAIIWSGVARAAAAAGYAVSVFDPRQRRENESLDSLATRLHLDGLLVRNDWHSREFVREIAETGMPSVVIADRFEDKSVNYVCCNSYAPTRQAIEHLLHLGHRRIALCHHVLVDTDHRDRIDAYEAAMTDAGFGPEEQMRIAIRADVDGGGAALSRFLAMPDPPTAIFFTDPPATVGALRRAVELGLSVPEDLSIIGVDDEDLRRMTHPVYTAVCQDAAEIGYQAARWLCRALSGTTSSTESDARLHLELDAVLEINKSTAAPPARALRMSPNGHRIENHA comes from the coding sequence ATGGCCACTGTCCGCGACATCGCGAGTTCCCTTGGCGTTTCGCCGGCGACGGTGTCGCGGTCGCTGAATAACGCGCCGGAGGTCAGTGACAAGCTCAAGCGGCGGGTGATCGATGAGGCCAAGCGGATCGGGTACGTCGCCAGCCGGAGGACGCGGACGCGCACGGGGACCGTGGGGCTGATGTTTGTGAATGAGACGTCGGGGCCGATGTTCTCGGGGTACGACGCGATCATCTGGTCGGGCGTGGCCCGGGCGGCGGCGGCGGCGGGGTACGCGGTGTCGGTGTTCGACCCGCGCCAGCGGCGCGAGAACGAGTCCCTCGACAGCCTGGCGACGCGGCTGCACCTCGACGGGCTCTTGGTGCGCAACGACTGGCACTCGCGCGAGTTTGTGCGCGAGATCGCCGAGACCGGGATGCCATCGGTGGTCATCGCGGATCGGTTTGAGGACAAGTCGGTCAACTACGTCTGCTGCAACTCTTACGCGCCGACGCGGCAGGCGATCGAGCATCTGCTTCACCTCGGGCACCGGCGGATCGCGCTGTGCCATCACGTTCTGGTGGACACCGATCACCGCGACCGCATCGACGCATACGAGGCCGCGATGACCGACGCGGGGTTCGGGCCGGAAGAACAGATGCGCATCGCCATCCGCGCTGATGTTGACGGGGGTGGGGCGGCGCTGAGCCGGTTCCTGGCGATGCCGGACCCGCCTACGGCGATTTTCTTCACCGACCCCCCCGCCACCGTCGGGGCGCTGCGTCGAGCGGTGGAGCTTGGGCTGAGTGTTCCCGAGGACCTTTCGATCATTGGGGTGGACGACGAGGACCTGCGGCGGATGACGCACCCGGTCTATACCGCGGTGTGCCAGGACGCCGCGGAGATCGGCTATCAGGCGGCGCGGTGGCTGTGCCGGGCGCTGTCCGGGACCACCAGCTCGACCGAATCCGACGCCCGACTGCACCTTGAGCTGGACGCTGTGCTGGAGATCAACAAATCCACCGCGGCCCCGCCAGCGCGGGCGCTGCGGATGTCCCCCAACGGCCATCGCATCGAAAACCATGCATAA
- a CDS encoding prepilin-type N-terminal cleavage/methylation domain-containing protein — protein MLPVTTTRVPRPTAFTLIELLVVISIIALLIGILLPALGAARNTARNASCASNLRQQVLAIVSFATDNNDQLPLAKNYPASINGKETSISGVTETVDVYQQNLLTPYVGGSDAQDDFSEIFVCPSIDGGASREWLRELEPQRHTHYRYNTFSAYWWPSLINQVLVSSNLSTPTSASEAVIQYDVVWPDWPAEDHAHAQGGAGINVGYLDGHVSGVASEAYLEQSDLGKAFAEQVNPFLTDGWPYPPSN, from the coding sequence ATGCTGCCCGTCACCACAACCAGAGTCCCACGCCCCACGGCGTTCACGCTCATCGAACTGCTGGTCGTCATCTCGATCATCGCGCTGCTGATCGGCATCCTGCTGCCAGCGCTGGGTGCGGCGCGGAACACGGCGCGAAATGCGTCTTGCGCCTCGAATCTCCGTCAGCAGGTTCTGGCGATTGTTTCGTTTGCGACTGACAATAACGATCAACTGCCTCTGGCCAAGAACTATCCGGCAAGCATTAACGGCAAGGAAACCTCGATTTCGGGTGTGACCGAGACGGTGGATGTATACCAGCAGAATCTGCTGACGCCCTATGTCGGCGGGTCGGATGCTCAGGATGATTTTTCGGAGATTTTTGTTTGCCCGTCGATTGACGGCGGGGCGAGCCGTGAGTGGCTTCGTGAACTCGAACCGCAGCGGCATACTCACTACCGCTACAACACTTTCAGCGCCTATTGGTGGCCTTCGCTGATCAATCAGGTTCTTGTCAGTTCGAATCTTTCGACACCCACTTCCGCCTCTGAGGCGGTGATTCAGTACGACGTGGTGTGGCCGGATTGGCCAGCGGAGGATCATGCCCACGCTCAAGGCGGGGCGGGCATCAATGTGGGCTATCTCGATGGGCACGTCAGCGGCGTCGCGAGCGAGGCGTATTTGGAGCAGAGTGATCTTGGCAAGGCATTCGCGGAACAGGTCAATCCGTTCCTGACGGATGGTTGGCCGTACCCGCCGAGCAACTGA